In Gemmobacter sp., the sequence GAACCGGGGGATCTGCGCCAGATCCACCTTGACCGGCGTTTCCACCCCGTCCAGCACGGCCTGCATGCCATCGTTGAAGCGTTCGGTAAAGAAGATGCGGTTGTAGCGCCCGCCGTTCACGATGAAGGTCGAGATATGGCCCGACATCGCCGACCAGTGGATATCGGGGTCCATCGGCTTGCGGAACCGGATGGTATCGCGCGCGAACAGCAGGAACCGGCGAAAGCTGGCGATCTGGTCGAACTCCTGCTTGCCATCGTCGCCGCCCACCTCGATCCCGTATTTCTGGATCAGCAGCGGCACCAGATTGCCACGGTAGCGCTTGCCGTTGCGCTGGATGCCGCAGATCTTGTCGAAAAAGCTGGACAGGATGCGCGCATAGGGATTGCGCACGCAGGTAAAGGCCGGCAGCTGCTGATCCTTGACCGCGCGGGTGATCAGCGGCTGGCTGTCCTCCAGCGCCCATTTGTGCAGGCCGGCGGTGGCATCGTGGATGTCGCCGTCGAAGAAGCGGCCATGGTCGGAATAGAACATGATCTGGCCGATGGTCGAACAGGCGCATTTCGGCACCACGCGATAGACCATGCTTTCACTTTCGGTCATCCATGTTCCGGGAAATCCCATGCCCTGCGCCTTCCGGTTATTCCTGCCACACTCCGGGCGCCGCAATGCGGCACCGCTGCAAACTCGGTCTTTCCAACCCTTGCGCAAGACCATTAAAGAATGATCGTGGCACCGTGAAGGCATCCAGTCCCCGAAATGGCAAGAATCGCGTATATCCTGCTGTGCCACAAGGATCCCGCCGGGATCATCGCCCAGGCAGAACGGTTGACCGCCGCCGGCGACTACATGGCCATCCATTTCGATGCCAACGCGAAGAAGGCCGATTACGACCGCATCCGCGCCGCGCTTGCCGACAACCCGTCGGTGGTTTTCACCCGGAAGCGCATCCGCTGCGGCTGGGGCGAATGGTCGCTGGTCGAGGCGACGTTGCAGGCCGTCCGCGCCGCCGTGGCCACCTTTCCGCGCGCAACGCATTTCTACATGCTGTCAGGCGACTGCATGTGCATCAAATCCGCCGACTACGCGCATGACTTTCTGGACCGCGACGATGTGGACTATATCGAAAGCTTCGATTTCTTCGGATCCGACTGGATCAAGACCGGGATCAAGGAAGACCGGCTGATCTATCGCCACTGGTTCAACGAACGCCGGCACAAGACGTGGTTCTACCGCTCGCTCGACTGGCAGCGCAAACTGGGGCTGTCCCGCAAGATCCCCGAAGATCTGGAAATGATGATCGGCAGCCAATGGTGGTGCCTGCGCCGGCGCACCGTGGAATGGCTGCTGGACTTCTGCGACCGCCGCCGCGACGTGATGCGGTTCTTCCGCACCACCTGGATCCCGGACGAGACGTTCTTCCAGACCCTGGTGCGCCACCTGGTGCCCGAACAGCAGATCCGCACCCGGCCGCTGACCTTCCTGATGTTCACCGATTACGGCATGCCGGTGACCTTCTACAACGATCATTACGACCTGCTGCTGGCACAGGATTACCTGTTCGCCCGCAAGATCTCGCCCGGCGCGGCGGAACTCAAGACCCGGCTGGGCGATCTGTACACCGCCAGCAGCAAGCGGTTCGAGATCTCGAACGAAGGGCGCAGCCTGTTCCATTTCCTCACCGGGCGCGGCCGTATCGGCCGACGCTTTGCGCCCCGCTTCTGGGAAACCGGCACCAGCCTGGGGCGCGAACGCACGCTGATGATCGTGACCTGCAAGAAATGGCATGTCGCCAAGCGGCTGGTCGACCGGATCGGGGCGGAAACCGGGATCCCGGTGGTGCATTACCTGTTCAACGAATCCGGCTGCGCCCTGCCCGACATGGGCGGCATCCAGACCACGCTGGAAAAGCGCACCCGCCACCGCCGCGCCCTGGTGCGCATGCTGTTCGACATCCGGCAGGCCGACCGGCTGATCATCTGCATCGACCCCACGAATGTCGACCTGATCCACGATTTCTACGCCGACAAGTCGAACGTCCGCCTGCTGGATATCGACTGCCGGTTCACCGACGATTACCTGCTGGGCCATGCCCGCCGGGTGGGCCTGGCCAGCGACCGCACGCCGCAGGACGTGCTGGACCGGCTGCTGCCGACCATCCGCTACGACATCCGCTTCGAATCCGACCGGCTGCGCGATGCCGATTTCGCCGATTTCCACCGCATCCGCGAAAGCGCCACGGCCGAGGAGAATGCCTTGCCGCTGGCGCGCTTCCTTGGCATTCCGGCCGACAGGGCGCGCGTGATCGCGGCATCCGACAATCTGTTCAGGGACTGACACGGGGAGACCATCCGATGGCCTATGCCTATGATACCACCAACATCTTCGCCCGCATCCTGCGCGGCGAAATCCCCTGCAAGACGGTGATGGAAACCGAACATACCCTCGCCTTCCACGATATCGCCCCGCAGGCCCCGGTGCATGTGCTGGTGATCCCCAAGGGCGCCTATGTGAACGCCGACCATTTCGCGCTGGAGGCATCGGACGCCGAAATCGCCGATTACACCCGCACCATCGGGAAAATCTGCCAGGAACTGGGCCTGCGTCCCGGCGAAGGCGGCCACGGCTACCGCCTGATCGCCAACACCGGCGAGGCTGGCGTGCAAGAGGTGCCGCACCTGCATGTCCATATCCTGGGCGGCCGCGTGCTGGGGCGGATGCTGCAAAAGGCCTGACACGGCCCTTTCATCTGTCCTCAAATATCCCGGGGGGAGTCGCGGAACGCGACGGGGGGCTGGCCCCCCTACCCCACCTCCACCGGCGCGCCGGCCACCACCTCCTCGGGGGTGATCCGGCACGACAGGCCCAGCATCGCCACGCCCGCCGCCCGCGCCTGGTCAAAGGCCTCGGCATAGGCCGGGTCGATATCGGCGGCGATGCGGATGCGGTCGCAATCGTCGCGGGCCAGCAGATAGACCATCGCCGCCCGTTCGCCGCGCTGCACCGCCGCCGTCAGGGCCCGCAGGTGGCGGGCGCCGCGGGCCGTGCGGGTATCGGGGAATTCCGCCCAGCCGTTCCGTGCCAGCGTCACGCTTTTCACCTCGACCCAGACCGGCCCGTCGGCGCCCTCCAGCCGAAAGTCGATGCGGCTCTCGCTGTCCAGCCGCGCCTCGGGGCGGATCGTGTCATAGGCGGGCAGGCCCGGAACGCCGCGCGCCTCCAGCGCCTCGGCCACCACGCGGTTGGCAATTCCGGTGTCGATCACCGCCATGCCGCCGGGCAATTCCACCAGCTTCCAGCCCCAGTCCAGCTTGCCCCCCGGCCGGGCCCGCGCCAGCCAGCAGCGCATGCCGGGATCGGCCAATCCGGTCATTGCCCCGGGATTGGGGCAATGCGCTGTCACGACAGTGCCATCCGGCATCTGCATATCCGCCAGAAAGCGCTTGTAGCGCAGATTCAACTGAGACGCG encodes:
- a CDS encoding sulfotransferase family protein, producing the protein MGFPGTWMTESESMVYRVVPKCACSTIGQIMFYSDHGRFFDGDIHDATAGLHKWALEDSQPLITRAVKDQQLPAFTCVRNPYARILSSFFDKICGIQRNGKRYRGNLVPLLIQKYGIEVGGDDGKQEFDQIASFRRFLLFARDTIRFRKPMDPDIHWSAMSGHISTFIVNGGRYNRIFFTERFNDGMQAVLDGVETPVKVDLAQIPRFNESEGHGPKRAHPVSAYFDDLSRHLMWEIYRKDFQLFRYDFDDPDNKYPTSDIDLNEVHAKLGA
- the sfsA gene encoding DNA/RNA nuclease SfsA, whose amino-acid sequence is MRFPTPLFASQLNLRYKRFLADMQMPDGTVVTAHCPNPGAMTGLADPGMRCWLARARPGGKLDWGWKLVELPGGMAVIDTGIANRVVAEALEARGVPGLPAYDTIRPEARLDSESRIDFRLEGADGPVWVEVKSVTLARNGWAEFPDTRTARGARHLRALTAAVQRGERAAMVYLLARDDCDRIRIAADIDPAYAEAFDQARAAGVAMLGLSCRITPEEVVAGAPVEVG
- a CDS encoding histidine triad nucleotide-binding protein; this translates as MAYAYDTTNIFARILRGEIPCKTVMETEHTLAFHDIAPQAPVHVLVIPKGAYVNADHFALEASDAEIADYTRTIGKICQELGLRPGEGGHGYRLIANTGEAGVQEVPHLHVHILGGRVLGRMLQKA
- a CDS encoding DUF5928 domain-containing protein encodes the protein MARIAYILLCHKDPAGIIAQAERLTAAGDYMAIHFDANAKKADYDRIRAALADNPSVVFTRKRIRCGWGEWSLVEATLQAVRAAVATFPRATHFYMLSGDCMCIKSADYAHDFLDRDDVDYIESFDFFGSDWIKTGIKEDRLIYRHWFNERRHKTWFYRSLDWQRKLGLSRKIPEDLEMMIGSQWWCLRRRTVEWLLDFCDRRRDVMRFFRTTWIPDETFFQTLVRHLVPEQQIRTRPLTFLMFTDYGMPVTFYNDHYDLLLAQDYLFARKISPGAAELKTRLGDLYTASSKRFEISNEGRSLFHFLTGRGRIGRRFAPRFWETGTSLGRERTLMIVTCKKWHVAKRLVDRIGAETGIPVVHYLFNESGCALPDMGGIQTTLEKRTRHRRALVRMLFDIRQADRLIICIDPTNVDLIHDFYADKSNVRLLDIDCRFTDDYLLGHARRVGLASDRTPQDVLDRLLPTIRYDIRFESDRLRDADFADFHRIRESATAEENALPLARFLGIPADRARVIAASDNLFRD